In Mucilaginibacter celer, one DNA window encodes the following:
- a CDS encoding SusC/RagA family TonB-linked outer membrane protein: MRLTTIIILITFMQVSASSFAQQITLSAKKASLKEIFQKIQQQSSYDFVYTSQLLKDAKTVSIDVKGIELKTVLEQIFKDQPLTYTIDEHTIVIKQKEASFLDNLKTFLTSINITGIVSNEKGEPLPGASVRIEGTQKTAIADANGRYFLQNVPNEGNLITSYIGYQTDTLGIRGFTEINIKLKPQSQVMRAVNIVSTGYQDLPKERATGSFELITKQQLAHRTDPNLIRRLEGITTSLDFRNDLRPVNSSNPNAKRSPLALLTIRGKNTLNDAVSADLNGNTSGQVLVVIDGIASPYSIDKVNPNDVESVTVLKDAAAASIWGSRAANGVIVIKTKRGAYNRPTQISFNSNINITKKVDLFYNKTMSTSDFIDAQMTQFTQTNRVLPDISISDLYGQEPVSPVAEIMDAWKNKNTLAEAQAKQQIDALRGNDIRRDYTKYFLRNAVTQSYSLAVDGGSTLVNYRLSGGYDKGINNTRASGSDRIVIASNFSARPVKNLELQANISYNVQHTNDQAPENAITGATNSVFQPYTRLTDNNGNPALVIKTYRPGLVDLLASTYGDKIESLQYRPLDDINEGYNKVKSQNINLNFQANYKLIDGLSAQLAYNYNSGRNDDNTLYRQNSFFMRNLYDYHTTSPYSFDEQTGESVPAFVHHLPLGGQYTTNLVKTSNQTLRGQLNYDKTWHEKHQLSAIAGIDAAQNYSITKVDGYYGYNETTLQSANNINYHDLLPILFASDFSGYASEYIPKITTGFVDTKVRTYSYYANAAYTYNRKYTLSTSFRRDLSSEFGQGTNNSGTPFYSFGGSWTINEEKFYHWALFPMLRLRATFGYNGNVNPAVLARPLINYSTFNGTNNLPYAYTDPSSGVSNSLLRPEKTGIFNVGLDFAAKGNRVSGSVEYYNKKTKDLLANGALDPSTGYTNTTFNTGDLKGYGVDITINSVNVKAGDFRWTSNLLFSYNKVKVTKLYGTAASLAGQVVSNSTGSYNEGFDLSRVFGYKWAGLDPQTGDPRGYVNDVATAISNTSAGTAAYNAIQNAPLSSLHYFGSAVPVYYGSFRNTFSYGAFSASANILYKLGYYFRRATSQIVKYSSLYSPTPTLQGIEYANRWQKPGDEAHTNVPSAVFSSTNQNRDFFYQYSEINVLKGDHIRLQEINLSYAVRTPKSWFIKNPRVYANVTNLGIIWRSNKLGIDPDVFDYPIPKTYSLGLSANF; this comes from the coding sequence ATGCGATTAACCACCATAATTATTCTGATAACCTTTATGCAGGTAAGCGCCAGCAGCTTTGCCCAGCAAATAACGTTATCGGCAAAAAAAGCAAGCTTGAAGGAAATTTTCCAAAAAATACAGCAGCAAAGCAGTTACGATTTTGTTTACACATCCCAGTTGCTGAAAGACGCAAAAACAGTCAGCATTGATGTTAAGGGCATCGAATTAAAAACTGTTTTAGAACAGATCTTTAAAGATCAGCCACTAACATATACTATTGATGAGCATACCATCGTCATCAAGCAAAAAGAGGCTTCGTTTTTGGATAACCTTAAAACCTTCCTCACCTCCATTAATATTACCGGCATAGTTAGCAATGAAAAAGGCGAACCTCTCCCCGGCGCTTCGGTGCGGATTGAAGGAACGCAAAAAACTGCCATTGCAGATGCCAACGGACGGTATTTTCTTCAAAACGTACCTAACGAAGGCAACCTGATCACTTCCTATATCGGCTACCAGACGGATACGCTCGGTATCAGGGGCTTTACGGAGATCAATATAAAATTGAAACCCCAGTCGCAGGTAATGCGTGCGGTTAATATCGTTTCAACAGGTTATCAGGATTTGCCAAAAGAACGGGCGACAGGTTCATTTGAATTGATAACAAAACAACAGCTGGCCCACCGTACTGATCCAAATCTGATCCGCAGGCTGGAAGGTATAACCACCAGTCTTGATTTCAGGAATGACCTGCGCCCCGTAAATTCCAGTAACCCTAATGCAAAAAGATCGCCTTTGGCTTTGCTTACCATTCGTGGTAAGAACACTTTAAATGATGCCGTAAGTGCCGACCTGAACGGAAATACCAGCGGGCAGGTTTTGGTGGTAATTGACGGGATAGCAAGCCCCTACTCTATCGATAAAGTAAATCCTAACGATGTGGAAAGCGTAACCGTATTGAAAGATGCAGCGGCCGCCTCCATATGGGGATCAAGGGCTGCGAATGGCGTAATTGTTATTAAAACCAAAAGGGGCGCATATAACCGTCCTACCCAGATCTCTTTTAACAGCAATATAAACATCACCAAAAAGGTAGATCTGTTTTATAACAAAACCATGAGCACATCTGATTTTATTGATGCGCAAATGACACAGTTTACTCAAACTAACAGGGTATTGCCAGATATCAGCATATCCGATCTGTACGGGCAGGAACCTGTTTCGCCGGTTGCTGAGATCATGGACGCCTGGAAAAATAAAAACACGCTAGCCGAGGCGCAGGCAAAACAACAGATAGACGCTTTGCGGGGTAATGATATCAGGCGTGATTATACCAAGTATTTCCTGCGGAACGCGGTGACCCAAAGCTATTCATTAGCTGTAGATGGCGGATCGACCCTCGTAAATTACCGTTTATCCGGTGGGTACGATAAAGGGATCAATAATACCCGTGCATCAGGATCTGATCGTATTGTTATTGCATCCAACTTTTCGGCCAGGCCGGTGAAGAACCTGGAATTACAAGCCAATATCAGCTACAACGTACAGCATACCAATGATCAGGCCCCCGAAAACGCCATAACAGGAGCAACAAATTCGGTTTTTCAGCCTTATACCCGCCTCACAGACAATAACGGCAACCCGGCGCTTGTTATTAAAACCTATCGCCCGGGCCTGGTTGATTTGTTGGCCAGTACTTATGGTGATAAAATTGAGAGTTTGCAATACCGCCCCCTGGATGATATTAACGAAGGCTATAACAAGGTAAAATCGCAAAATATCAACTTAAATTTCCAGGCCAACTATAAGCTGATTGACGGGCTTTCGGCACAACTTGCCTACAACTATAACTCGGGCCGGAATGATGATAATACCCTGTACAGGCAGAACTCCTTTTTTATGCGGAACCTGTATGATTATCATACTACTTCGCCTTATTCGTTTGATGAGCAAACCGGCGAATCAGTTCCTGCTTTTGTGCACCACCTGCCGCTGGGTGGGCAGTACACCACCAACCTGGTTAAAACCAGTAACCAAACGTTACGCGGCCAGTTAAACTATGATAAAACCTGGCACGAAAAACACCAGCTATCGGCTATTGCCGGCATAGATGCCGCCCAAAACTACAGCATTACCAAAGTGGATGGTTATTATGGGTATAACGAAACCACGCTGCAAAGCGCCAATAACATTAACTATCATGATTTGTTGCCAATTTTATTTGCCTCGGATTTTAGCGGTTATGCCAGCGAGTACATCCCCAAAATAACAACCGGGTTCGTTGATACCAAGGTGCGTACCTACAGTTATTATGCTAATGCGGCTTATACCTACAACCGAAAATATACATTATCTACCAGTTTCCGTCGCGATCTCTCGAGCGAATTTGGGCAGGGTACCAACAATAGCGGTACTCCTTTTTATTCTTTCGGCGGCAGCTGGACCATTAATGAAGAGAAGTTTTATCATTGGGCGTTATTCCCGATGTTACGCCTTAGGGCAACATTCGGTTACAATGGTAACGTAAACCCGGCCGTACTTGCCAGGCCGCTTATCAATTACTCTACTTTTAACGGAACCAATAACCTGCCATACGCCTACACCGATCCGAGTTCGGGGGTATCTAACAGTCTGTTGCGCCCGGAAAAGACAGGTATTTTTAACGTTGGATTGGATTTCGCAGCAAAAGGCAACCGCGTTTCGGGAAGCGTGGAATACTATAATAAAAAAACAAAAGACCTGCTGGCCAACGGCGCGCTCGACCCAAGCACAGGTTATACCAACACCACATTCAACACCGGTGACCTGAAAGGTTATGGCGTGGATATCACTATCAACTCGGTAAACGTAAAAGCCGGCGATTTTAGATGGACAAGCAATTTGCTATTCAGCTACAACAAAGTAAAGGTAACCAAACTATATGGCACAGCCGCCAGTTTAGCTGGCCAGGTGGTATCAAACAGCACGGGGTCCTACAATGAGGGCTTTGACCTCTCGAGGGTGTTTGGCTATAAATGGGCCGGCCTTGATCCGCAAACCGGCGACCCGAGGGGCTATGTAAACGATGTGGCTACCGCCATTTCCAATACATCGGCTGGTACGGCAGCTTATAATGCTATTCAAAATGCTCCTTTATCAAGCCTGCATTACTTTGGTTCGGCGGTACCTGTTTATTACGGCTCATTCCGCAATACGTTTAGCTATGGGGCGTTTTCGGCATCGGCTAATATCCTTTATAAATTAGGTTATTATTTCAGAAGGGCAACATCGCAAATTGTAAAGTATAGCTCATTATACAGCCCAACGCCAACCTTGCAGGGTATCGAATACGCAAACAGGTGGCAAAAACCCGGCGATGAAGCCCATACCAATGTACCATCGGCTGTATTCTCATCAACCAATCAAAACCGTGATTTCTTTTACCAATATTCAGAAATCAATGTTTTAAAAGGTGATCATATCAGGTTACAGGAAATCAATTTATCATACGCGGTGCGCACTCCCAAATCATGGTTTATTAAAAACCCACGGGTGTATGCCAATGTAACCAACCTGGGTATCATCTGGCGATCCAACAAGCTGGGGATTGATCCGGATGTGTTTGATTATCCTATTCCCAAAACGTACAGTCTTGGATTATCTGCAAACTTTTAA
- a CDS encoding FecR family protein, translating into MNENEVKELLNRYRSGIATDEDKALLESWYLNFEEAGAEGLSMEERLRAVDAAWQFLDKENTLVSKIKTWQRVAAAASVLVFLSIGTYFLINNKATSIVDTAHLANTKFDIAPGNNKASLTMANGRVLNLSKSQSGVVISAAKIAYNDGSKVDTAENHNTTAAEQLTLATPKGGTYQLLLPDGTKVWLNAASSITFPSTFAGLSQRRVELKGEAYFEVAKNKALPFRVSSPGQVVEVLGTHFDINTYADEPAAKTTLLEGSINLNNTILKPGQQAKVTANGISVTNADIDETMGWKNNYIVFEDEKIESVMRKIARWYNVEVVYEGEKPTDDFGGRLSRAAYVSQVLKKLELTNKVHFKVAGRRIIVTK; encoded by the coding sequence ATGAACGAAAACGAAGTAAAGGAACTGCTAAACAGATACAGATCAGGAATTGCTACCGATGAGGACAAGGCATTACTGGAAAGCTGGTACCTGAATTTCGAAGAGGCCGGTGCTGAAGGGTTGAGCATGGAAGAACGGCTGCGGGCTGTTGATGCTGCCTGGCAGTTTTTAGACAAGGAGAATACCCTAGTAAGCAAAATCAAAACATGGCAACGTGTGGCAGCAGCGGCTTCTGTTCTGGTGTTCCTTTCTATTGGGACCTATTTCCTCATCAACAATAAAGCCACATCCATAGTAGATACAGCTCATTTGGCAAATACCAAATTTGATATAGCACCGGGCAACAACAAAGCTTCACTTACTATGGCAAATGGCCGGGTACTTAACCTCAGCAAAAGCCAATCAGGAGTTGTGATCAGCGCCGCTAAAATTGCATATAATGACGGCAGCAAGGTTGATACTGCCGAAAACCATAACACAACCGCCGCCGAGCAGCTTACATTAGCTACCCCGAAAGGCGGAACTTATCAGCTTTTATTGCCCGACGGCACCAAAGTTTGGCTCAACGCCGCTTCATCTATTACTTTCCCTTCAACTTTTGCCGGGCTAAGCCAGCGCAGGGTTGAGCTTAAAGGCGAAGCTTATTTTGAGGTTGCTAAAAACAAAGCCCTCCCCTTCCGGGTGTCGTCGCCGGGGCAGGTGGTTGAAGTATTGGGTACTCACTTCGATATCAATACTTATGCAGACGAACCTGCTGCCAAAACCACCTTGCTTGAAGGTAGTATCAACCTTAACAACACCATCCTTAAACCAGGCCAACAGGCCAAGGTTACTGCTAATGGAATAAGCGTAACCAATGCAGATATAGACGAAACCATGGGCTGGAAAAATAACTATATCGTTTTTGAAGATGAAAAAATAGAATCGGTAATGCGCAAAATAGCGCGCTGGTATAATGTGGAGGTAGTTTACGAGGGCGAGAAACCTACTGATGATTTTGGAGGCCGGTTAAGCCGGGCAGCCTATGTATCGCAAGTGTTAAAGAAACTGGAGTTAACCAATAAAGTGCACTTTAAAGTAGCGGGAAGGAGGATTATCGTAACAAAATAA
- a CDS encoding Gldg family protein, whose amino-acid sequence MLKIIKIAKLEISTLFYSPVAWLVLVIFMVQTGMGFFGMLQGLQEALMMGSHMDNLTFAAFPGVSGLFAKVTETLYLYIPLLSMGLISRETSSGSIKLLLSSPVRIREIVLGKYLAIVTYGFLLILVLTAYSVVGVIAIKHADVTLILSGLTGLFLLTCTYAAIGLFMSSLTSYQVVAAISTLAVFTLLHFVGGVGQSVNFLRDLTYFLSISGRADDMLKGLITTRDVAYFIIIIALFISFCILRLRAGRESKPWAVQALRYVMLSVLALLLGYLSSRPSFTGYLDMTATKARTLTPNSREISEKIKGLLAITTYVNLLDQDVYSGLPAARNSDLEMFAAYRRFIPGLTMKYVYYYDATDLQNNPNMIYQGDIRGLNIKQVAEKVADNMEVDIDDFMPPDQIRKLIDLSPENNSFVRVLEYQGKTSKLRLYNEMKRFPEEAEISAAIKRLVVPAPKIAFVTGNNERSIDKTGDRNYQTFSSDRTARQSLINQGFDVENIDINQREIPGDISVLVLADPALSFNNTGLDRIKNYINRGGNMLITGEPGRQRIINPVLNLLGVKLLDGMLVSPSKNETPDMVYALFAATSGKIAPIFTELQQSRSFVAMQGAAAIAFEPQTQFAVDTLLESSPYGWNKTEKIDITAPDIQFDGSAGDKKGVFPVAAALSRNINGHNQKIIVTSDADFISNLAIKTPKGYNLKFGQSLFKWFSNGEFPVDVRRIATTDDSLQVKRKQLSTFKLVIMVIVPGLTVVLGALLLISRKRK is encoded by the coding sequence ATGTTAAAAATTATAAAGATCGCCAAACTGGAGATCAGCACCCTATTTTATTCGCCGGTGGCCTGGCTTGTGCTTGTTATTTTTATGGTACAAACCGGCATGGGCTTTTTCGGTATGTTGCAGGGTTTGCAGGAAGCGCTGATGATGGGTTCGCACATGGATAACCTTACCTTTGCGGCCTTTCCAGGCGTAAGCGGCCTTTTTGCTAAAGTTACAGAAACGCTTTATTTATATATCCCATTATTAAGCATGGGGCTTATCAGCCGGGAAACCAGTAGCGGCTCAATCAAATTATTATTATCGTCGCCGGTGCGCATCAGGGAGATAGTTTTGGGTAAATACCTCGCTATAGTTACCTATGGTTTTCTGCTCATCCTGGTGCTTACGGCATACTCGGTGGTAGGAGTCATCGCCATTAAACATGCCGATGTCACGCTCATCCTATCAGGCCTTACAGGGCTTTTCCTGTTAACCTGTACATATGCCGCCATTGGCCTGTTCATGTCCAGCCTTACCAGCTACCAGGTTGTAGCAGCTATTAGTACGCTTGCTGTTTTCACCCTGCTTCATTTTGTAGGCGGTGTTGGTCAGAGTGTTAATTTTTTGAGGGACCTTACCTACTTCCTCTCTATCTCCGGCCGGGCTGACGACATGCTGAAAGGATTGATCACCACCAGGGATGTGGCTTATTTTATCATCATTATAGCACTGTTCATTTCATTTTGTATACTCAGGCTACGTGCCGGCAGGGAATCAAAACCATGGGCTGTGCAGGCTTTAAGATACGTTATGCTATCGGTATTAGCCTTGCTTTTAGGTTACCTCAGTTCGAGGCCTTCGTTTACCGGCTATCTGGATATGACAGCGACCAAAGCCCGCACTTTAACTCCCAATAGCCGCGAGATATCAGAAAAGATAAAAGGTCTTTTAGCCATAACAACCTATGTAAACCTGCTTGACCAGGACGTGTATTCGGGCTTGCCCGCGGCGCGTAACAGCGATCTGGAAATGTTTGCGGCATACCGCCGGTTCATTCCCGGTTTAACCATGAAGTATGTTTACTATTATGATGCAACCGACCTACAGAATAACCCAAACATGATCTATCAGGGCGATATCAGAGGTCTCAATATAAAACAGGTAGCAGAAAAAGTAGCAGACAATATGGAGGTTGATATTGACGATTTTATGCCGCCCGATCAAATCCGGAAACTCATAGATCTTAGCCCCGAAAACAACTCCTTTGTACGTGTGCTTGAATATCAGGGCAAAACCAGCAAACTGCGTTTATATAACGAGATGAAGCGCTTCCCGGAAGAAGCGGAGATCAGTGCTGCTATAAAACGGCTTGTAGTTCCTGCCCCTAAAATTGCCTTTGTAACCGGGAACAACGAAAGGAGCATTGACAAAACCGGCGACAGGAATTATCAAACATTCAGTAGCGACAGAACCGCGCGTCAGTCACTCATTAACCAGGGGTTCGACGTGGAAAATATAGATATCAACCAGCGGGAGATCCCCGGCGATATTTCAGTATTGGTACTCGCCGATCCTGCTCTTTCATTTAACAACACAGGATTAGATAGAATAAAGAACTACATTAACCGTGGCGGCAACATGCTCATTACCGGCGAACCCGGTAGACAGCGGATCATTAACCCGGTGTTAAACCTGCTTGGTGTGAAACTGCTTGATGGCATGCTGGTATCACCAAGCAAAAACGAAACCCCGGATATGGTATATGCCCTGTTTGCAGCCACGTCGGGAAAAATAGCCCCTATTTTTACTGAGCTACAGCAAAGCAGAAGTTTTGTTGCTATGCAGGGAGCGGCAGCCATCGCTTTTGAACCACAAACTCAATTTGCTGTTGATACATTGCTGGAAAGTTCGCCTTACGGTTGGAATAAAACTGAAAAAATAGATATTACCGCTCCCGATATTCAATTTGATGGCAGCGCAGGCGATAAAAAGGGTGTTTTTCCGGTTGCAGCTGCGTTATCCAGAAACATTAATGGGCACAATCAAAAAATCATTGTAACAAGCGATGCCGATTTTATAAGTAACCTCGCTATTAAAACGCCTAAAGGATATAATTTAAAATTCGGCCAATCGCTGTTTAAATGGTTTAGCAATGGAGAGTTTCCGGTTGATGTAAGAAGGATTGCTACAACAGATGATAGTTTGCAGGTAAAACGGAAGCAGTTATCCACTTTTAAGCTGGTTATTATGGTTATTGTACCCGGCTTAACTGTAGTTTTAGGGGCATTACTGTTAATTAGCCGAAAAAGAAAATAA
- a CDS encoding ABC transporter ATP-binding protein: protein MNKNIVRVEHLSHRYSESWAIRDINFEIDQQGVLGLLGSNGAGKSTTMNILCGVLNQTEGNVFIDGINLRDAPEQAKRLLGFLPQNAPLHLDLTVNEYLTYCAYLRDIEKKQVKAAVEAAKARCGIAHFSHRLIANLSGGYRQRVGIAQAIIHNPKLVVLDEPTNGLDPIQILEVRKLIKEIAEERAVIFSTHILSEVQATCNDIRMIEGGKMVFADTMDAFNNYIMPNSLLVFLDNPPPLAQLKAIPGVTSAELLNDHSIRLRFEASDTISKKIVELSVHNGWQLTEILLEKSSLDEIFAQLSNRPLK from the coding sequence GTGAATAAAAATATTGTACGGGTAGAACACCTTTCGCACAGGTATAGTGAAAGCTGGGCGATCAGGGACATTAATTTTGAGATAGACCAACAAGGGGTACTTGGCCTGCTCGGTTCGAACGGGGCGGGCAAATCAACGACTATGAACATTCTTTGCGGGGTGCTTAACCAAACCGAAGGAAATGTTTTTATAGATGGTATCAACTTGCGCGATGCTCCCGAACAGGCAAAAAGGCTGCTGGGATTCCTGCCGCAGAATGCCCCCTTGCACCTCGACCTTACTGTAAACGAATACCTTACTTATTGCGCCTATTTGCGTGATATTGAAAAAAAGCAGGTAAAAGCGGCAGTTGAAGCTGCAAAAGCCAGATGTGGCATAGCCCATTTCAGCCACAGGCTTATCGCCAATTTATCGGGCGGCTACAGGCAACGTGTAGGCATTGCGCAGGCCATTATTCACAACCCTAAACTGGTTGTACTTGATGAACCAACCAACGGCCTGGACCCTATCCAGATATTGGAGGTACGCAAACTGATCAAAGAAATAGCCGAAGAACGGGCAGTTATATTCTCTACCCATATTCTTTCGGAAGTGCAGGCCACCTGTAACGATATCCGGATGATAGAAGGCGGAAAAATGGTTTTTGCCGATACCATGGATGCATTTAACAATTACATCATGCCCAACTCGCTGCTGGTGTTTTTGGATAATCCGCCGCCTTTAGCACAACTGAAGGCTATTCCCGGTGTAACAAGTGCGGAATTATTGAACGACCATAGCATAAGGCTTAGGTTTGAAGCATCAGACACCATATCAAAAAAAATTGTCGAATTAAGTGTACACAACGGCTGGCAGCTTACCGAGATCCTCCTCGAAAAAAGTTCGCTCGATGAAATATTTGCACAACTATCCAACCGTCCCTTAAAATAA
- a CDS encoding RNA polymerase sigma factor, which yields MADYSAYSDAELTGFLKSGDRSAFAEIYNRYKFILHNHAWNKTRNTAEAQDALQEVFSTLWAKRETINIGTNLSGYLYSAVRNHILNNIAHKEVQSKYVSSIQQFSNNNSTLTDHRVRENLFKALIEKEIAALPPRMREVFELSRKQHLSHKQIAEIMGTSEQTVKKQMTNVLKVLRGKLGLLTYLYMLIWLR from the coding sequence ATGGCGGATTATAGTGCTTATTCAGATGCTGAATTGACCGGCTTTTTAAAGTCAGGCGACCGCTCTGCTTTTGCCGAAATTTATAACCGCTATAAATTCATCCTTCATAACCATGCCTGGAATAAAACCAGGAACACAGCCGAAGCGCAGGATGCCTTGCAGGAAGTTTTCAGCACACTATGGGCTAAACGCGAAACAATAAATATCGGCACTAACCTTTCCGGCTATTTATATAGCGCCGTACGTAACCATATCCTTAATAACATTGCGCATAAAGAGGTGCAATCCAAATACGTATCTTCTATCCAACAGTTTTCAAATAATAACTCCACGCTAACAGACCACCGCGTTCGCGAAAATTTGTTTAAAGCCCTGATAGAAAAAGAGATCGCGGCCCTCCCGCCAAGAATGAGGGAAGTATTTGAGCTGAGCCGTAAACAGCATTTAAGCCATAAACAAATTGCCGAAATTATGGGAACCAGTGAACAGACCGTAAAAAAGCAGATGACCAATGTGCTAAAGGTATTGCGTGGTAAACTGGGGCTGTTAACCTATCTTTATATGCTCATATGGCTTAGATAA
- a CDS encoding single-stranded DNA-binding protein, producing the protein MEITGRLVADATVRAVNADKKVTGFRVAVNRNYRSQGEQKQETAFIDCTYWRGEGIAPYLTKGMLVQLSGFMTAEPWVSRDGEPMAGLRFRTEQINMLTRSGRQDDKPTGDQKQGPKPGKQFN; encoded by the coding sequence ATGGAAATCACAGGAAGATTGGTAGCAGACGCTACCGTGAGAGCAGTAAACGCTGACAAAAAAGTAACCGGGTTCAGGGTGGCCGTGAACCGCAATTACAGATCGCAGGGGGAGCAAAAGCAGGAAACCGCCTTTATCGATTGCACTTACTGGAGAGGTGAGGGTATCGCTCCTTACCTGACCAAAGGTATGCTGGTGCAGTTATCGGGCTTTATGACCGCTGAACCCTGGGTAAGCCGTGACGGCGAACCGATGGCCGGCTTAAGGTTTCGCACCGAGCAGATCAATATGCTGACGAGATCGGGCAGGCAGGACGATAAACCTACAGGCGATCAAAAACAAGGGCCGAAACCGGGCAAACAGTTCAATTAA